One Osmerus mordax isolate fOsmMor3 chromosome 26, fOsmMor3.pri, whole genome shotgun sequence DNA segment encodes these proteins:
- the lpar3 gene encoding lysophosphatidic acid receptor 3 produces the protein MASQNHCYHDELMGFFYNNSNQTKEEWGSSSSQLVLVQVVGSLFCCFILVSNAMVIAAVVTNKRFHYPFYYLLANLAASDFLAGIAYVYLMFNTGQLSRTLTVGGYFFRQGLLDTSLSASLANLLVIALERYISVMNWKVHSNLTKRRVTLLIVLVWSISIVMGAVPSLGWNCICNLEDCSTLAPIFSRSYLIFWSISNLVVFLIMVSIYIRIYMYVKRKTNMLGPHTSGRKRTPIKLIKTVMTVLGAFVICWTPGLIVLLLDGLHCERCKVMIFKRWLLLLAVLNSVMNPVIYSYKDEEMWTTFKNLLRCVCNGTRRQRSSKANTKPLSSNQETGVSQLTSEETKSDAKDMLQT, from the exons ATGGCCAGTCAGAACCACTGCTACCACGACGAGCTCATGGGATTCTTCTACAACAACAGCAACCAGACCAAAGAAGAATGGGGGTCCTCCTCATCCCAACTCGTTCTTGTCCAGGTGGTTGGCTCCCTATTCTGCTGCTTCATTCTTGTTTCCAATGCCATGGTCATCGCCGCTGTCGTCACCAACAAGAGGTTCCACTACCCCTTCTACTATCTTCTTGCCAACCTGGCTGCCTCTGATTTTCTGGCAGGGATAGCATATGTGTACCTCATGTTCAACACTGGCCAACTGTCCAGGACGCTAACTGTAGGGGGATACTTCTTCCGCCAGGGTCTTCTAGACACCAGTCTCTCTGCTTCGTTAGCTAACCTACTAGTGATAGCCTTGGAGCGATACATCTCAGTCATGAACTGGAAGGTCCACAGCAACCTGACCAAGCGAAGGGTGACCTTGCTGATTGTGCTGGTCTGGAGCATCTCTATTGTCATGGGGGCTGTGCCTAGCCTGGGGTGGAACTGCATTTGCAACCTGGAGGACTGCTCAACCCTGGCTCCCATCTTCAGCAGGAGTTACCTGATATTCTGGTCTATCTCCAACCTGGTGGTTTTCCTGATCATGGTGTCCATCTACATTAGGATTTATATGTACGTCAAGAGGAAGACAAATATGCTGGGTCCCCATACCAGCGGCCGCAAGAGGACACCCATTAAGCTGATCAAGACTGTCATGACCGTGCTAG GTGCATTTGTGATCTGCTGGACACCGGGCCTGATTGTCCTACTGCTGGATGGTCTCCATTGTGAAAGGTGCAAGGTGATGATATTTAAACGCTGGCTCCTTCTTCTCGCCGTGCTCAACTCAGTGATGAACCCTGTCATCTACTCATACAAGGATGAAGAGATGTGGACCACCTTCAAGAACCTTCTGCGTTGCGTGTGCAATGGCACCCGCCGCCAGAGGTCCTCCAAGGCCAACACCAAGCCCCTCAGCTCCAACCAGGAAACCGGCGTCAGCCAGCTCACATCTGAAGAGACCAAGAGTGACGCCAAAGACATGCTCCAAACTTGA
- the LOC136935812 gene encoding LOW QUALITY PROTEIN: atrial natriuretic peptide receptor 1-like (The sequence of the model RefSeq protein was modified relative to this genomic sequence to represent the inferred CDS: substituted 1 base at 1 genomic stop codon): MLAYKVIGGVVDVVDGWHDLDNTEYDCWPIDNPNDYNMINCGGLEMAWVQRPPEKVTDGEEFNVTYTVTAPDSFYEYAVKNKIFHKIAXPTSFLSNASEAKRFCHEHDCPANWNNANEINCCVYHANIHSCPLALMRQGGICGPWIPDDGKIVTHTVSKAGKMSQQLWTSKVVLVHVGVTSVIAHIKIGQMHAALESKVLVVSAQVCGDDVCELEESCLNCPADCGVCPMSITIKVAIGLPVALFCCGFILTMVWLQYQKQKMFWDESWIISYKNIMFAYRKEDFEAGSHGFHCVDIYRIYCAPEVLLGSSSSITPAADIYSYSIILVEIATRSDLISDQNEGVKMDIMWRPPLPEMKAGKADTDCPNRGDYCELIKKCWSHNLTLRPTFDQVKKILDKMNPHKVSPVDMMMNLMEKYSKHLEAIVAERTQDLLQEKQKTDRLLYSMLPKPVADDLRQGRTAEAQSYSNATVYFSDIVGFTQLSGASTPHQVVNFLNQLYTTFDDIIDNYDVYKVETIGDAYMVVSGVPNENGINHAGEIASMALDLVNVCHAFKIPHKPTTQLKIRAGIHSGPVVAGVVGTKMPRYCLFGDTVNTSSRMESTSEALKIQVSGDTAELLHTLGGYVLTCRGSLNVKGKGDMTTWWLESKREEDTDPVLKAADFRSVPVPVSN; this comes from the exons ATGCTTGCCTATAAGGTTATTGGAGGTGTGGTAGAT GTGGTGGATGGTTGGCATGATCTGGATAACACAGAGTATGACTGTTGGCCAATAGATAACCCTAATGACTACAACATGATCAACTGTGGAG GACTGGAGATGGCCTGGGTGCAGCGACCTCCAGAGAAGGTGACTGACGGAGAGGAATTCAATGTGACGTACACTGTGACAGCACCGGATTCCTTTTATGAGTATGCAGTCAAGAACAAGATCTTCCA CAAAATAGCTTAACCCACATCTTTCCTCAGCAATGCTTCAGAAGCCAAAAGGTTCTGCCATGAACATGACTGCCCTGCCAACTGGAACAATGCCAACGAGATCAACTGCTGTGTTTACCATGCCAACATCCACTCCTGCCCTCTTGCCCTCATG AGGCAAGGAGGAATCTGTGGACCATGGATCCCTGATGACGGCAAGatagtgacacacacagtgtccaaAGCAGGAAAGATGAGTCAGCAGCTCTGGACTTCAAAG GTGGTTCTGGTCCATGTGGGAGTGACCTCAGTTATCGCTCATATCAAAATAGGACAAATGCATGCAGCGCTGGAGTCCAAGGTGCTGGTTGTCAGTGCCCAAG tGTGCGGGGATGATGTGTGTGAGTTGGAGGAGAGCTGTCTCAACTGCCCAGCAGACTGTGGCGTCTGTCCAATGTCCATTACCATCAAGGTGGCCATCGGACTGCCGGTCGCCCTCTTCTGTTGTGGTTTCATCTTAACCATGGTG TGGCTCCAGTACCAGAAACAAAAGATGTTTTGGGATGAAAGCTGGATCATCAGTTATAAGAACATAATGTTTG CATACAGAAAGGAGGACTTTGAGGCAGGCAGCCATGGGTTCCACTGTGTGGATATCTACCGTATATACTGCGCCCCCGAGGTCCTTCTGGGAAGCAGCTCCAGTATCACTCCAGCGGCTGACATTTACAG TTACTCTATCATCCTAGTTGAGATTGCTACTCGCTCTGACCTTATCTCA GACCAAAATGAAGGGGTCAAAATGGATATCATGTGGCGGCCTCCACTGCCTGAAATGAAAGCTGGGAAAGCGGACACCGACTGTCCTAATCGAGGAGACTACTGTGAG CTAATCAAGAAGTGCTGGTCCCATAACCTCACTTTGAGGCCAACGTTTGACCAGGTGAAGAAGATACTGGATAAGATGAACCCACACAAAGTTAGCCCTGTCGACATGATGATGAACCTG ATGGAGAAATACAGCAAGCATTTGGAGGCCATTGTAGCTGAAAGAACACAGGATCTTCTTCAAGAGAAACAGAAGACGGATCGCTTGCTTTACA GTATGCTACCAAAGCCAGTGGCTGATGACCTCCGGCAGGGTCGTACAGCAGAGGCACAGAGCTACTCCAATGCAACAGTCTACTTTAG TGACATAGTGGGTTTCACACAGCTGTCTGGTGCCAGTACTCCCCACCAAGTGGTAAACTTTCTCAACCAGCTCTACACAACCTTTGATGACATAATTGACAATTACGACGTATACAAAGTGGAGACAATTGGGGATGCTT ACATGGTTGTTTCTGGTGTTCCAAATGAAAACGGCATAAACCATGCAGGTGAAATTGCCAGCATGGCCTTGGACCTGGTCAATGTTTGCCATGCCTTCAAAATCCCCCACAAACCCACCACCCAGCTGAAGATACGAGCAGGCATCCACTCAG GACCTGTTGTAGCAGGTGTTGTAGGGACCAAAATGCCTCGGTACTGTTTATTTGGTGACACGGTGAACACATCTTCACGGATGGAATCAACAAGTGAAG CCCTTAAAATACAGGTAAGTGGAGATACTGCTGAGCTGCTTCACACTCTAGGAGGGTATGTCCTGACTTGCAGGGGATCACTGAATGTCAAG GGTAAAGGTGATATGACAACATGGTGGCTGGAatcaaagagagaagaggatacAGACCCTGTGCTTAAAGCAGCTGACTTCAGGAGTGTCCCTGTACCAGTTAGCAACTAG